Proteins encoded in a region of the Thermoplasmata archaeon genome:
- the hmgA gene encoding hydroxymethylglutaryl-CoA reductase (NADPH), which translates to MADTEGLKNRGKTKADADSRRKAAESFTGVTLNSIGNYGFDPEKASKNIENMIGTVQIPLGYAGPMKIEGEYAKGEFLIPLATTEGALIASISRGMSVINASGGARTAVFSDAMTRAPVFKVKGIEHSKMVMDWVESNMVSIDQAVAGTTSHGKLVDIEFFPDGRSLYMRLSFDTADAMGMNMATIASEAVCRLIEKETGAVMVSVSGNMCSDKKPAAINMISGRGKTVIAESTIPAEIVESKLHTSTSAIVETNYRKNLVGSSMAGTLGANAHAANMVAALYLATGQDPAQVVGGSMTLTSCEDVDGDLYISVRMPAVEVGTVGGGTSLPCQSEALEMIGCKGSGKARKLSEIVASTVLAGELSTLAAQAAGQLGQAHKTLGR; encoded by the coding sequence ATGGCAGATACTGAGGGATTAAAGAACCGCGGAAAGACAAAAGCAGATGCTGATAGCCGCCGCAAAGCAGCAGAGTCCTTTACCGGAGTCACACTGAACAGCATCGGTAATTACGGTTTTGATCCTGAGAAGGCTTCAAAGAACATCGAGAATATGATCGGTACCGTTCAGATCCCATTGGGGTACGCGGGCCCTATGAAAATCGAAGGCGAGTATGCGAAAGGAGAGTTCTTGATACCTCTTGCAACGACAGAGGGCGCACTTATCGCATCGATCTCCAGAGGTATGTCCGTAATAAACGCCAGTGGTGGCGCCAGAACTGCTGTGTTCTCGGATGCCATGACACGTGCTCCCGTGTTCAAGGTCAAAGGTATCGAACATTCGAAAATGGTCATGGATTGGGTAGAATCCAATATGGTGTCCATAGATCAGGCGGTTGCCGGGACCACAAGTCACGGAAAGCTCGTGGACATTGAATTTTTCCCTGACGGAAGGAGTCTCTACATGAGATTGTCGTTTGATACCGCCGATGCGATGGGCATGAACATGGCCACCATAGCTTCAGAGGCCGTTTGCAGGCTCATAGAGAAGGAGACAGGAGCGGTGATGGTCTCGGTCTCCGGCAATATGTGTTCTGATAAGAAGCCTGCAGCCATCAATATGATATCCGGCAGGGGAAAGACGGTAATCGCAGAGTCCACTATCCCTGCAGAAATAGTCGAGTCCAAGCTTCATACATCTACCTCGGCTATAGTCGAGACAAATTACAGGAAGAATCTTGTTGGTAGCAGTATGGCAGGTACTCTCGGTGCAAATGCTCATGCTGCCAATATGGTGGCTGCATTGTATCTTGCAACAGGTCAGGATCCGGCCCAGGTAGTTGGGGGAAGCATGACCCTCACATCCTGTGAGGATGTCGATGGTGATCTGTACATCAGCGTCCGTATGCCGGCAGTGGAAGTTGGTACCGTCGGAGGAGGCACATCGTTACCCTGTCAGAGTGAGGCCTTGGAAATGATAGGCTGCAAGGGTAGTGGCAAAGCAAGAAAACTCTCTGAAATCGTAGCTTCCACGGTACTTGCCGGGGAGCTGTCCACGTTGGCAGCACAGGCCGCAGGACAGCTTGGTCAGGCACATAAGACTCTCGGCAGGTGA
- a CDS encoding TATA-box-binding protein, producing MWDLHVQNIVASTQLSDGFDLNKIMEGLTDSKYDPHTFPGLVYRVKEPKTSVLLFRSGKAVFTGSTDLQMLEASVNKVLTDLKAIGQDVYDNPKTEIQNMVSSADLGNEVNLNTTAITLGLEKVEYEPEQFPGLVYRINDPKVVILLFGSGKIVIAGAKKIEEAGRAVDNLAEELRSAGLLP from the coding sequence ATGTGGGACCTTCACGTACAGAACATAGTAGCATCAACACAACTTTCCGACGGATTCGATCTGAACAAGATTATGGAGGGTCTAACCGATTCGAAATACGACCCCCACACATTCCCCGGACTTGTCTACAGGGTAAAGGAACCCAAGACATCAGTACTTCTGTTCAGGTCTGGAAAGGCCGTCTTCACCGGTTCCACCGACCTTCAGATGCTCGAAGCATCCGTCAACAAGGTCCTTACCGACCTGAAGGCAATCGGACAGGATGTCTACGACAACCCTAAGACCGAGATTCAGAACATGGTCTCCTCTGCAGATCTGGGAAACGAGGTCAATCTGAACACCACCGCAATTACACTCGGACTCGAGAAGGTCGAATATGAGCCCGAGCAGTTCCCTGGTCTCGTGTACAGGATCAACGATCCCAAGGTCGTTATCCTTCTGTTCGGATCCGGAAAGATCGTCATTGCAGGTGCAAAGAAGATCGAGGAAGCCGGAAGGGCAGTGGACAACCTTGCCGAAGAGCTTAGAAGCGCCGGACTCCTTCCGTGA
- a CDS encoding flavodoxin family protein: protein MYYTTAFLYQFDNNKLMSNIVAISCSPRPNGSSAQITDAFLDGAMGLSTNLVTLHRPVKFKSIQDCHRCMGCKSTGKCVIDDDIRVVLDDIITADCVVFSTPVYFEGPTALYKMVEDRMYSFLDVNKVSTLGPNKKAVLILTSCYPESDLKKVAETLEKNLKTIGFEILDVITYCDNYGKDPVSKNEELVHRAKSLGRTMRNTPTV from the coding sequence ATGTATTATACTACTGCCTTTTTATACCAATTTGATAATAACAAATTGATGAGCAATATCGTCGCGATTTCATGCAGTCCGAGGCCAAATGGTAGTTCTGCTCAGATTACGGATGCATTCCTGGATGGAGCTATGGGGCTGTCCACCAACCTGGTTACCCTCCATAGGCCTGTAAAATTCAAATCGATACAGGATTGCCACCGCTGTATGGGATGCAAGAGCACTGGCAAGTGTGTGATCGACGACGACATACGTGTAGTCCTTGACGACATAATTACCGCAGACTGTGTTGTATTCTCCACACCTGTGTACTTCGAAGGACCTACCGCCCTCTACAAAATGGTAGAGGACAGGATGTATTCGTTCCTCGACGTGAACAAAGTGTCGACATTAGGGCCCAATAAAAAAGCCGTTCTTATCCTGACAAGCTGCTATCCGGAATCGGATCTGAAAAAGGTCGCAGAAACACTCGAGAAAAACCTCAAAACTATAGGGTTTGAGATTCTTGATGTGATTACCTATTGCGATAACTACGGCAAGGATCCTGTCAGCAAGAATGAAGAGCTCGTCCACAGGGCAAAATCGCTCGGTCGCACGATGCGTAACACACCGACCGTTTGA
- a CDS encoding dimethylamine corrinoid protein 3, with the protein MATTEELCARAKAAVMAYKVPDAKAVANEAVADQNVDLVKVIQEGFSAGITEVGKLFDAKKIFLPHMMAAANAMTAGMDILVPEIEKRGGSVGEGLGNVVMCSIEGDIHSIGKDIVAIMLKVAGFNVYNIGRDVPLGTIVQACKDYNAVAVGTSALMTSTMVGQKTLEEMMVKEGLKGKVKTNVGGAPVTQQWADEIGADIYSESANDAVTKFTAAFSDQ; encoded by the coding sequence ATGGCAACAACAGAAGAATTATGCGCAAGAGCAAAAGCAGCAGTAATGGCTTACAAAGTACCTGACGCAAAGGCTGTAGCAAACGAGGCAGTCGCTGACCAGAACGTTGACCTCGTTAAGGTCATCCAGGAAGGATTCAGCGCAGGAATCACAGAGGTAGGAAAACTCTTCGATGCAAAGAAGATCTTCCTCCCCCACATGATGGCAGCAGCCAACGCAATGACCGCTGGAATGGACATCCTCGTCCCCGAGATCGAGAAACGCGGTGGATCCGTCGGAGAGGGACTCGGAAACGTCGTCATGTGCTCCATCGAGGGAGACATCCACTCGATCGGAAAGGATATCGTGGCAATCATGCTGAAGGTCGCTGGATTCAATGTTTACAACATTGGAAGGGATGTTCCCCTCGGAACCATCGTCCAGGCATGCAAGGACTACAACGCCGTTGCAGTCGGAACCTCTGCACTCATGACCTCCACCATGGTCGGACAGAAGACCTTGGAAGAGATGATGGTGAAAGAGGGCCTCAAAGGGAAGGTCAAGACCAACGTCGGTGGAGCACCTGTCACCCAGCAGTGGGCTGACGAGATTGGAGCCGACATCTACTCAGAGAGCGCGAACGACGCAGTGACCAAGTTCACAGCTGCGTTCAGCGATCAGTGA
- a CDS encoding magnesium chelatase ATPase subunit I: MPEKEKNLQFPFVRIVGQEEMKRALLLNIIDPGIGGVLLRGEKGTAKSTTVRSLAQILPQVRCIAGCQFHCNPDMPRYLCEDCKRKMESGQFEETMRDMKVVELPLNATEDRISGSLDVEHVLRTGERKYEGGVLAQANGNLLYVDEVNLLDDHIVDLLLDSAAMGRNFVEREGISFSHPAKFVLIGSMNPEEGTLRPQLMDRFGMCVDIKTERDPDIRVEVIKRRLAFDADPEGFTAECQADIDALREKIIDAKQRIDHIEVPDRMLTAIAMVSIHFGMEGHRADLAMIRAAKANAALEGRDKIDFKDISSTASLILRHRMKSGPFEEAEFRQAELDSVLRGYLGS; this comes from the coding sequence ATGCCGGAAAAAGAGAAGAATCTTCAATTCCCGTTCGTCCGCATTGTCGGGCAGGAAGAGATGAAACGTGCCTTATTACTAAATATAATAGATCCTGGGATAGGAGGGGTTCTTCTCAGAGGCGAGAAAGGTACGGCGAAATCCACCACTGTGCGCTCACTTGCACAGATTCTGCCTCAAGTACGTTGTATCGCCGGATGTCAATTCCATTGCAATCCTGATATGCCCAGATATCTGTGTGAGGATTGTAAAAGGAAAATGGAATCGGGTCAATTCGAGGAAACGATGCGTGATATGAAGGTTGTGGAACTGCCACTCAATGCGACCGAGGATCGTATTTCTGGAAGTCTTGATGTTGAGCATGTCCTTCGTACCGGCGAGAGGAAATACGAAGGAGGAGTTCTTGCACAGGCGAACGGAAACCTCCTCTACGTGGATGAGGTCAATCTTTTGGACGATCACATAGTCGATCTTCTACTTGACTCTGCGGCTATGGGAAGGAACTTCGTTGAAAGGGAAGGCATCTCATTCTCACATCCTGCAAAGTTCGTACTGATCGGTTCGATGAATCCGGAGGAAGGAACGTTACGTCCTCAGCTCATGGACCGTTTCGGAATGTGCGTAGACATAAAGACGGAACGCGATCCAGATATTAGGGTCGAGGTAATTAAGAGAAGATTGGCCTTTGATGCCGATCCTGAAGGTTTCACGGCCGAATGTCAGGCTGATATCGACGCTTTGCGTGAGAAGATAATCGATGCCAAGCAACGTATCGATCACATTGAAGTTCCTGACAGGATGCTTACAGCGATAGCGATGGTCTCGATTCATTTTGGAATGGAGGGGCACCGCGCAGACCTCGCAATGATACGTGCAGCGAAAGCCAATGCTGCATTGGAAGGAAGAGATAAGATTGATTTCAAGGACATTTCCTCTACAGCATCCCTGATCCTTCGTCACCGTATGAAATCAGGTCCGTTTGAGGAAGCGGAATTCCGCCAAGCTGAGTTAGACAGTGTGCTAAGGGGGTATCTGGGATCCTGA
- the trmY gene encoding tRNA (pseudouridine(54)-N(1))-methyltransferase TrmY yields the protein MRYFVITGHKAVTTGDFKLDDIAGGAGRLDILVRCVNSAFFLSHDLRKDVEIYLVMEGGDDAPKTVIFRGSELRYLNPDERSTASLIRNALLKKVQPGEEIRSSPGVYNTRMSFADVLERLSKVGSFVYLKEDGVDCRDYEFPENPIFVLGDNQDPTEEEESILQSYSPDKICIGPYSLHADHCMIIVQNEVDRRSA from the coding sequence ATGAGATATTTCGTCATCACCGGTCATAAAGCAGTAACTACCGGGGATTTCAAACTCGACGATATTGCCGGAGGCGCCGGAAGGCTGGACATACTGGTAAGATGTGTGAACTCGGCATTCTTCCTCAGCCATGACCTCCGCAAAGATGTGGAGATATACCTCGTTATGGAGGGGGGAGACGACGCTCCGAAGACGGTCATCTTCAGGGGATCCGAGCTCAGATACCTCAACCCCGATGAGAGGAGCACAGCATCCCTGATAAGGAACGCACTCCTGAAGAAGGTCCAGCCCGGAGAAGAGATAAGATCGTCGCCCGGAGTTTACAACACCAGGATGTCTTTCGCGGATGTGTTAGAAAGACTCTCCAAAGTAGGTTCCTTTGTCTATCTGAAAGAAGATGGTGTAGACTGCAGGGATTACGAGTTCCCCGAGAACCCCATATTCGTTCTGGGAGACAACCAAGATCCGACCGAAGAGGAAGAATCCATCCTGCAATCATATTCACCGGACAAGATCTGTATAGGGCCTTACAGTCTGCATGCAGATCATTGCATGATAATAGTACAGAATGAGGTCGACCGCAGGTCGGCATGA
- a CDS encoding winged helix-turn-helix transcriptional regulator → MSDGEDVYWNSFLPAFFDRMSLVMRKNMTEIVSDHGLTSAHAIYLIALQIKDGQTLVSLSRFLDLDTANTNRVIKVLREKELVYDDRKSDSSKKYNIYLTEEGHALAKKVMDGITELNNSYFREIPREDILHMRNTLIRVLNNMNVDIDSYMGSKYEDPFYTHLHIIPPEDGYEAESLRLSSTKKH, encoded by the coding sequence ATGTCGGATGGGGAAGACGTCTATTGGAACTCATTTTTGCCTGCATTCTTCGACAGAATGAGTCTCGTGATGCGCAAGAACATGACCGAGATCGTTTCCGACCACGGCCTGACCAGCGCTCATGCAATCTACCTAATAGCTCTCCAAATAAAGGATGGACAGACACTTGTAAGTCTGTCACGCTTCCTTGACCTGGATACCGCCAACACCAACCGTGTCATCAAGGTACTCAGAGAGAAGGAACTCGTCTATGACGACCGTAAGTCGGATAGCAGCAAGAAGTACAACATCTATCTGACCGAAGAGGGCCATGCATTGGCAAAGAAGGTCATGGATGGTATCACAGAACTAAACAACAGCTACTTCCGTGAAATCCCCCGCGAAGATATTCTTCACATGAGGAACACCCTCATCCGCGTATTGAACAACATGAATGTCGATATCGACAGTTACATGGGTTCGAAGTACGAGGATCCCTTCTACACCCACCTTCATATCATCCCGCCAGAGGATGGATATGAGGCAGAATCTCTTCGTCTGTCGAGTACGAAGAAGCACTGA
- a CDS encoding APC family permease yields MSETESVPQEGAGLVRSLTWKQGLIVAMGVPILIIPSVADVSGPMWAFSIIIWVLSVISGFFINLPIGELCATFGVAGIGGSIQYVFEDDEKYKNKRINTGRLIGAIGAWSYFVAWVTVIPIFTIMVAYYLMEALDLSGLDPMMETLLYVGIGVVVYAYSIGTSLKGLEGGAKFQLILTLLTIIPLVVIVLAPMLMGYFDLDTIINDIEPKKWLWTGEDWAWNADGFLLVLALLTIAQWSAVGWETAATYGAEYKDPSKDVPKALIMCGLACLALYFFVSFAVYGTLGHDAIDAAGAAALVPIANMCFGDTVGLIATFLLMIGMIVVVQTSMQGCSRTLQVMATNGHMPMFLSKTNKYGVPVNALLFQAAIGFLVIIAGITASQTLAVSCPGYVIAHGLCQLAFIKSRRDPRFKDVERVYKCPRGFLGVSIGVVILEFCIFLPALLWYLYVNPDMGIGYSIAAIAIPIIYIPIWYVLQKWNHTHHPEIPNGLNWNE; encoded by the coding sequence ATGAGTGAAACAGAGAGTGTACCTCAGGAAGGTGCCGGACTCGTCCGGTCCCTTACCTGGAAGCAGGGACTCATAGTTGCTATGGGCGTCCCTATCCTTATCATCCCCTCGGTAGCAGATGTTTCCGGCCCGATGTGGGCTTTCAGCATAATTATCTGGGTTCTTTCGGTCATATCCGGATTCTTCATCAACCTGCCAATCGGTGAGTTGTGTGCAACATTCGGTGTCGCCGGAATTGGAGGTTCCATCCAATACGTGTTCGAGGATGATGAGAAATATAAGAACAAAAGAATCAACACAGGAAGACTCATAGGTGCGATCGGTGCCTGGAGTTATTTCGTGGCTTGGGTGACCGTGATCCCCATCTTCACCATAATGGTAGCATATTATCTCATGGAGGCCCTTGATCTCAGCGGACTCGACCCCATGATGGAGACCCTCCTGTATGTTGGAATTGGAGTTGTTGTTTATGCATACTCTATCGGAACCAGCCTCAAAGGATTGGAAGGCGGTGCAAAATTCCAACTCATCCTTACTCTTCTTACTATCATCCCTCTTGTCGTCATCGTTCTTGCCCCTATGCTCATGGGCTACTTCGATCTCGACACCATCATCAACGATATCGAACCCAAGAAGTGGTTGTGGACCGGAGAGGACTGGGCATGGAACGCTGACGGATTCCTGCTTGTCCTCGCTCTTCTCACGATCGCTCAGTGGAGTGCAGTCGGTTGGGAGACCGCAGCGACATATGGTGCTGAATACAAGGATCCTTCAAAGGATGTTCCCAAGGCGCTGATCATGTGCGGTCTGGCCTGTCTCGCCCTCTACTTCTTCGTATCATTTGCAGTTTACGGAACACTTGGGCACGATGCGATCGATGCAGCAGGTGCCGCCGCCCTTGTCCCCATAGCTAACATGTGCTTCGGAGACACTGTCGGGCTCATCGCGACATTCCTTCTCATGATCGGAATGATCGTCGTCGTTCAGACATCCATGCAGGGATGCTCCAGGACACTTCAGGTCATGGCAACTAACGGACACATGCCCATGTTCCTCTCGAAGACCAACAAGTATGGTGTGCCTGTCAACGCTCTGCTCTTCCAGGCCGCGATCGGATTCCTTGTTATCATCGCAGGTATTACCGCTAGTCAGACACTGGCCGTGTCCTGCCCCGGATACGTAATAGCTCACGGACTCTGTCAGCTCGCATTCATCAAATCGCGCAGGGACCCCCGCTTCAAAGATGTTGAAAGAGTGTACAAGTGCCCCCGTGGATTCCTTGGAGTATCCATCGGAGTTGTCATCTTGGAATTCTGTATATTCCTGCCAGCACTGCTATGGTACCTCTATGTCAACCCGGATATGGGAATCGGTTACAGCATCGCAGCTATCGCCATCCCCATCATATACATCCCGATTTGGTATGTGTTGCAGAAGTGGAACCACACTCACCACCCAGAGATCCCCAACGGTCTCAACTGGAACGAGTGA
- a CDS encoding DUF2116 family Zn-ribbon domain-containing protein, translating to MAEYTEKIPQHRHCEACGRAFVGEGKFCSEQCMSTSRDEVKGKLRKYLILEVILVAIVVVALWFGWK from the coding sequence ATGGCAGAATACACAGAGAAGATTCCACAGCACAGACATTGCGAGGCATGCGGCAGGGCGTTCGTAGGCGAAGGGAAGTTCTGCAGCGAACAATGCATGAGCACCTCCAGGGACGAGGTCAAAGGAAAACTGCGCAAGTATCTTATCCTCGAGGTCATCCTGGTCGCCATCGTTGTTGTAGCACTTTGGTTCGGATGGAAATGA
- a CDS encoding signal recognition particle protein yields MVMEGLGKSLRNVLGRIGKASVIDEELVKDLCKDLQRALLEADVNVKLVLEVTNNVKERAVNEPPEAGRSMKDHVSKIIYEELVRLVNNGEGLKLTPQTIMMVGLYGQGKTTTTGKLAFYFMKKGFSVGLIGADVYRPAALDQLKQLGEKVGVDVYGEPGETDAAGIVQRGKEHFKNKQIVIIDTSGRHALEDDLIDEIRRIAKVANPEERILVLDSQVGQQAGPQAEAFHNAVGVTGVILTKMDGTSKGGGAISAIQKTNARIVFLGTGEHIRDLEAFDAKRFISRLLGMGDLSALMELASQEIDDEEAMEQVARNMMSGRFTLNDMYYQMTAMSKMGTLEKLMSLLPGMSAVSDQLDYEATQKKLSVFKVIMDSMTPEEKEEPSIIKSKRIDRIAAGAGVSSHDVKELLKQYTNSKKMMSSVGKDRKMRKQLMKQMGGIDMDALKDLQGSE; encoded by the coding sequence ATGGTCATGGAAGGATTAGGGAAATCCCTCAGGAACGTTCTGGGACGTATCGGAAAGGCATCCGTGATAGACGAGGAACTGGTGAAGGATCTGTGCAAAGACCTTCAGCGCGCACTTCTCGAAGCTGATGTCAATGTCAAATTGGTACTTGAGGTCACGAACAATGTAAAAGAACGTGCCGTCAATGAGCCTCCCGAAGCGGGAAGGAGCATGAAAGACCACGTCTCCAAGATCATCTACGAGGAACTGGTAAGACTCGTCAACAATGGAGAGGGATTGAAACTCACTCCTCAGACCATAATGATGGTAGGTCTGTATGGTCAAGGAAAGACCACGACCACAGGTAAACTCGCATTCTACTTCATGAAGAAAGGATTCTCCGTCGGATTGATCGGAGCAGATGTCTACAGACCCGCAGCACTTGACCAGCTGAAACAACTGGGAGAGAAAGTAGGCGTCGATGTCTATGGAGAGCCTGGAGAGACTGATGCGGCAGGCATAGTCCAGAGAGGTAAAGAGCACTTCAAGAACAAACAGATCGTGATCATCGATACATCAGGACGTCACGCGCTGGAAGACGACCTTATAGATGAGATCAGGCGTATCGCCAAGGTTGCTAATCCCGAAGAGAGGATCCTCGTACTCGATTCCCAGGTAGGGCAGCAGGCAGGACCTCAGGCAGAAGCGTTCCATAACGCTGTGGGGGTCACGGGCGTCATTCTGACAAAGATGGACGGTACCTCGAAGGGAGGAGGAGCAATCTCCGCCATCCAGAAGACAAATGCCAGGATCGTGTTCCTCGGAACCGGAGAGCACATCCGCGACCTTGAGGCGTTCGACGCAAAGAGATTCATCTCAAGACTGTTGGGAATGGGAGACCTCTCAGCACTCATGGAGCTCGCATCCCAGGAGATTGACGATGAGGAGGCCATGGAGCAGGTAGCCCGCAACATGATGTCGGGACGTTTCACACTCAACGACATGTACTACCAGATGACCGCCATGAGCAAGATGGGCACATTAGAGAAACTGATGAGCCTCCTGCCTGGAATGAGCGCAGTCAGCGATCAGCTTGACTATGAGGCCACCCAGAAGAAACTGTCCGTATTCAAAGTCATCATGGATTCCATGACTCCCGAGGAAAAGGAGGAGCCCTCCATCATCAAGTCCAAGCGTATCGACAGGATAGCCGCTGGTGCAGGAGTATCGTCACATGATGTGAAGGAACTGCTGAAGCAGTACACCAACAGCAAGAAGATGATGTCGTCCGTCGGAAAGGACCGTAAGATGCGCAAACAGCTGATGAAACAGATGGGCGGCATCGACATGGACGCCCTTAAGGACCTCCAGGGATCCGAATGA
- a CDS encoding cation transporter: MATREKIIVRTSIVGILANILLASAKALLGVFTNSIAITLDAVNNLTDALSSVVTIIGTKLAGKEPDKNHPFGYGRIEYLTTMIIAAIILYAGLTALFESVNKIINPVEAEYDTISLVVMFIAILMKIALGKYFQSVGNKVNSKSLVASGTDALYDSLLTTSVLASALIFMIAGISVEAYVGILISVFIAKAGIELIIEALNEILGSRADNELVDEIKKTICEEEKVEGAYDLILHSYGPNRIVASVHVAVPGEMNAIELDSLQRRIAKNVAEKHRVLMCAVGVYSVDNSPESKAIREDVMGIVMSHKEVVQAHGFRVDQKNKVINLDIIIDYSIKDRTSMFQQICKEIQEKYPDYRLELILDIDV; the protein is encoded by the coding sequence ATGGCCACCAGAGAGAAGATAATCGTCAGGACCAGCATAGTCGGGATATTGGCCAATATCCTTTTGGCTTCTGCTAAAGCTTTATTGGGAGTCTTTACGAATTCGATCGCTATCACATTGGATGCGGTCAACAACTTAACCGATGCACTTTCATCGGTGGTTACAATCATAGGTACTAAGCTGGCAGGCAAGGAACCTGATAAGAACCATCCATTCGGTTACGGCAGGATCGAGTATCTGACGACGATGATCATCGCCGCAATCATCTTGTATGCTGGTCTGACGGCACTGTTCGAGTCCGTAAACAAGATAATCAATCCGGTAGAAGCGGAATACGACACCATATCGTTGGTCGTCATGTTCATAGCTATTCTCATGAAGATAGCTTTGGGAAAGTACTTCCAGTCTGTGGGAAACAAGGTCAATTCAAAGTCATTGGTCGCCTCAGGAACGGACGCGCTCTATGATTCGTTGCTGACCACATCAGTGTTGGCCTCAGCACTGATCTTCATGATTGCGGGAATAAGTGTGGAGGCTTACGTTGGAATACTGATCTCAGTCTTCATAGCGAAAGCCGGTATCGAGCTGATAATCGAGGCGTTGAATGAGATTCTGGGTAGCCGTGCCGACAATGAGTTGGTGGACGAGATAAAGAAGACCATCTGCGAAGAGGAGAAGGTCGAGGGTGCGTACGATCTCATTCTTCATAGTTATGGTCCGAACAGGATCGTAGCGTCGGTCCATGTGGCGGTTCCAGGTGAGATGAACGCGATAGAATTGGATTCTCTCCAACGCAGGATAGCGAAGAATGTTGCAGAGAAGCATAGGGTTCTGATGTGTGCCGTAGGTGTCTACTCAGTCGATAACAGTCCGGAGTCCAAGGCAATACGCGAAGATGTGATGGGGATCGTCATGTCCCATAAGGAAGTAGTACAGGCCCATGGATTCAGAGTGGATCAAAAGAACAAAGTCATCAATCTGGACATAATCATCGACTATAGTATCAAAGATCGTACGTCGATGTTCCAACAGATATGCAAGGAGATACAGGAAAAGTATCCTGACTACCGTTTAGAATTGATCCTGGATATCGATGTATGA